The DNA window ATAACGGTTTACAATATCAATTTTATTAGGAATATTAGAAACCAGATAGGCATTACTTCCGTTGAACCCAATCGTCTGAAGTACTTTTCCTAATTGTTCGTTATTTGCTGTTGAATACACTTTATTAAACCCATAAGACAGATTATTACTTACAAAAGAAACATCTGCAGTAGGAGTAGTAAATCCACCTTCATTAGAAATAAGAACTCCGTTTTCAAGAGTGGTTGGCATCGTAATCATTTCGCTGCTATCTGAGCTACAAGACACATTGAAAAGTAACATAGAAGCAAACGCAAGAGGTAAAATTTTTCTGATATTCATATCTAATTAATTTATTTTAAAAGTTGATATTGAGATTTACACTGTAATTTCTTTGTGGTAAAGGATAAGAAAGCATCGTGTAATAAGTTGTATTAAAAATATTATTCACCTTAAAGCCCAGCGTATAATTTTTATAAAATGTGAAACCGGCACCAGCATTCATTACAAAATATGGATCAAGTGCAGCACCTTTTGTTTCATTGGAATCTGTATAGGTACGTCCGTTAAACATTCCCTGTACATATACTTTCACAAAATCATATTGATAATCAATACTTCCTGTAAATTTGTGATAAGGTACGTACATCAGCTGTTTTTTAATACTAAGATCTGTAGATTTGGTATAAGAATATCCCAGATTCGATTTCAAAATATGTTTTCCAAACTTTTTTTCGTATCCCAACTGTGACTCCAACCCGTAAGATTCTACTTTTGCAGTATTAAATGCTGCATAATATCCGGCAAGTGTCGGAAGCCATCTGATCATGTCCCGGATATTCATATAGTACGGAATTACAGAAAGTTTAAAATCTCCTGCCATAAATTGGTTTCTCCATTCAAACTGATAGGATGTTTCAGGCTTCAGATCTTTATTTCCACCTTGTCCCCAGTACAGGTCATTGAATGTTGAAAATTTGAAATTTCTGGAAACATCCAACCCTACATGATACCAATCTACAGCATTCCATTTTCCTGAAAAAGAAAATAAAACGGGTGAACTTATATCCTCCACAAAATCCTTCTTTATTCCTGCCTCAAAACGCAAATCTTTTGTGGTGAAGTATCTTAATAATCCGGAAACAGAACCTATATTTCTGTGAACGTCTCCCACCATTGAAGTTCCTTCTCCGTTTCCTTTATTCAGCTGATATTCCGCGATGATATTGATATTCCATTTCGGATGTACGAAATAATTGAAATCATTTTTCACGATATAGTTTTTCCCGGTTCCTCCACTGGTATAAGGTTTGTCAATATTGCTGAAATATTGGAAATTCTCTTCCGTGTAAGCGGCTTTGAATGAGTTGCTGAATTTGGATTCATTCCAATCCCAGGAAACAAGACTTCGGATATTCTGAGTATGATACTTCGTTTTCGTTTCAAGATCTCCAAAAAAAACAGGATAATGCTGTCTTCCATTAAAGAATTCAGAAATCCATGAAATCTGATGATGAGGGGCAATTTTATAAGCTGTAGCTATATTGAAATTGGTATTATAATACTGTCCGTTATCGTTTGTATACGTTTTCCCTTCGTTTTCTACCTTATAATTATTCTCACTTGCTGAATAATTTCCGGAAGCCTTAAAGCTGAATTTATCATTACTGTAAGACCCTTTAACAAAGTTATTATAGGTACTAAAAGAAGCTGCTTCTGAAAATAAAGAACCATGAAATCCTTTGTTAAAATTCAGATCAT is part of the Chryseobacterium lactis genome and encodes:
- a CDS encoding TonB-dependent receptor plug domain-containing protein, with amino-acid sequence MDIKRSLVLLFSSYGCFLFGQEKAIDTIYIFDSQMNKVKLFHPVKTITTEDAEKNSTNLSDLLRFQSQLYIKENGRGAVSSPSFRGTTAQQTAFVWNGININSMFLGQGDINNISLFGYDQIGIKAGGGSVIYGSGAIGGSIHLNNDLNFNKGFHGSLFSEAASFSTYNNFVKGSYSNDKFSFKASGNYSASENNYKVENEGKTYTNDNGQYYNTNFNIATAYKIAPHHQISWISEFFNGRQHYPVFFGDLETKTKYHTQNIRSLVSWDWNESKFSNSFKAAYTEENFQYFSNIDKPYTSGGTGKNYIVKNDFNYFVHPKWNINIIAEYQLNKGNGEGTSMVGDVHRNIGSVSGLLRYFTTKDLRFEAGIKKDFVEDISSPVLFSFSGKWNAVDWYHVGLDVSRNFKFSTFNDLYWGQGGNKDLKPETSYQFEWRNQFMAGDFKLSVIPYYMNIRDMIRWLPTLAGYYAAFNTAKVESYGLESQLGYEKKFGKHILKSNLGYSYTKSTDLSIKKQLMYVPYHKFTGSIDYQYDFVKVYVQGMFNGRTYTDSNETKGAALDPYFVMNAGAGFTFYKNYTLGFKVNNIFNTTYYTMLSYPLPQRNYSVNLNINF